A single genomic interval of Zingiber officinale cultivar Zhangliang chromosome 4A, Zo_v1.1, whole genome shotgun sequence harbors:
- the LOC121973121 gene encoding auxin efflux carrier component 5-like has protein sequence MIKVGGVYKVAEAMVPLYVALGLGYGSVRWWRIISPEQCEAINRLVSCITLPLFTFQFTLHTDPFAMNYRMIGADAISKVLVAALLVAWPSCWRLHGHKDQERPGYCWAITSFSLAQLTNSLVVGVPLVAAMYGPWAQDVVVQLSVVQAIVWLTLLLFVFELRKAGCGLFAAATEPAPPLPASKDVEGAAGKAPEVAAARPSFWALMKVVWLKLALNPNSYASIIGITWAFVANRWHFEMPRIMEGSILIMSKAGTGMAMYSMGLFMALQEKILACGPRLTAYGMVLKFIAGPAAMAIGSIAVGIRGEVLHLAIIQAALPQSITSFIFAREYQLHADVLSTAVIFGMLVSLPILVAYYVILGFF, from the exons atgaTAAAGGTTGGGGGCGTGTACAAGGTGGCGGAGGCGATGGTGCCACTGTACGTGGCGCTGGGGCTGGGCTACGGCTCCGTGCGGTGGTGGCGCATCATCTCGCCGGAGCAGTGCGAGGCCATCAACCGCCTCGTCTCCTGCATCACGCTGCCACTGTTCACGTTCCAGTTCACGCTGCACACGGACCCCTTCGCAATGAACTACCGTATGATCGGTGCCGACGCCATCTCGAAGGTGCTGGTGGCAGCGCTGCTGGTGGCATGGCCGAGCTGCTGGCGGCTGCACGGCCACAAGGACCAGGAAAGGCCCGGCTATTGTTGGGCCATCACCAGCTTCTCGTTGGCCCAGCTCACTAATTCGCTGGTGGTGGGGGTCCCGCTGGTGGCGGCGATGTACGGGCCGTGGGCGCAGGATGTGGTGGTGCAGCTGTCGGTGGTGCAGGCCATCGTGTGGCTCACGTTGCTGCTGTTTGTGTTCGAGCTCAGGAAGGCCGGGTGCGGCTTGTTCGCAGCCGCAACGGAGCCGGCGCCGCCTCTGCCGGCGTCCAAGGATGTGGAGGGGGCCGCCGGGAAGGCACCGGAGGTGGCGGCGGCCAGGCCGTCGTTTTGGGCGCTGATGAAAGTGGTGTGGCTCAAACTCGCGCTGAACCCAAACTCGTACGCCAGCATAATTGGCATAACGTGGGCATTTGTCGCCAATAG GTGGCATTTCGAAATGCCGAGAATCATGGAGGGTTCGATATTGATCATGTCCAAGGCGGGGACGGGGATGGCCATGTACAGCATGG GGTTATTTATGGCATTACAAGAGAAGATACTTGCCTGTGGACCGAGATTGACGGCATATGGGATGGTGCTAAAGTTTATTGCGGGACCGGCAGCCATGGCCATCGGATCCATTGCTGTTGGTATTCGCGGTGAAGTCCTACATCTAGCGATTATACAG GCTGCACTACCACAGTCGATCACTTCTTTTATTTTTGCAAGAGAATATCAGTTGCATGCTGATGTCCTCAGCACTGC GGTAATTTTTGGGATGCTAGTGTCTTTGCCTATTCTTGTGGCGTACTATGTGATTCTTGGATTTTTTTAG